From Pseudomonas sp. CCI4.2, one genomic window encodes:
- a CDS encoding toxin VasX yields the protein MNTNRRIDPNLAAAAESKSDILSYGTCPLRQPKVQLLPLRYGLVEHTVPTAEVALPYALQTRPLGVRLLRNGWLYIIDNGTGVLHEYRITNGLVSALVWEGKQVSTDQRSAVSAECALIFSRASTLNVTYAEVQWTAAKCNRMLNSEEERARFMQSVSLVNVSCERGAKNLLTLEQTQRWLAELAQDEQLCPVPDDVPADERAPYLWEQPAYFRELHLGELLKPVLPLYQNDTLCLVVEDDLGVLRDLANYQDKVVGWIEAWANGGSQPGANERDYLLACYIEALSLLDETKLTGIAAASDDPALKAMLEELDQLPSPQRGHAGRALLDHLNNCGRAVSTYKDDPPQALLALRQEASDQFRKEEGFFASLALGSIKTVIIQDVDWRYHTRQFMAPAPDDFVERHLKALVQLGKDQTQRIKDVLSGAKLGQRGVNELIDRAAMDQTLAEHRARLMRWNALLDQITTDRITLVTADRFHRAAWYFDAQHQEQMILAFSAEYACLKDICRSDAASQAILDWLETKPQFSLPLLHTLPFSEQTSCRLNTLRCSTPVMG from the coding sequence ATGAACACTAACCGTCGTATAGACCCTAACCTGGCCGCCGCTGCCGAATCCAAGAGTGACATTCTCAGCTACGGCACCTGTCCCCTACGCCAGCCCAAGGTGCAATTGCTACCGCTGCGTTATGGCCTGGTCGAACACACCGTTCCCACGGCTGAGGTGGCGTTGCCCTACGCGTTGCAAACGCGGCCATTGGGCGTACGCCTGTTGCGTAACGGCTGGCTGTATATCATCGACAACGGTACGGGCGTTTTGCACGAGTACCGGATTACAAATGGCCTTGTCAGCGCCTTAGTGTGGGAAGGCAAGCAGGTCAGCACTGATCAACGCAGCGCCGTGAGCGCGGAATGTGCACTGATATTTTCCAGAGCCAGCACGCTGAATGTCACCTACGCCGAGGTGCAGTGGACGGCAGCCAAGTGCAATCGGATGCTCAATAGCGAGGAGGAGCGTGCACGGTTCATGCAGTCGGTCTCACTGGTCAATGTGAGTTGTGAGCGAGGCGCCAAGAACCTGCTAACCCTGGAACAGACCCAGCGATGGCTCGCCGAACTGGCGCAAGACGAACAGCTTTGTCCTGTTCCAGACGATGTGCCCGCCGATGAACGAGCGCCCTATCTCTGGGAACAGCCAGCGTATTTTCGTGAACTGCACCTCGGTGAGTTACTTAAACCGGTTCTGCCGCTCTATCAAAACGACACGCTCTGCCTGGTGGTCGAGGACGACCTCGGCGTATTGCGGGATTTGGCCAATTATCAAGACAAAGTGGTGGGCTGGATCGAAGCCTGGGCCAACGGCGGGTCACAACCGGGGGCCAATGAACGAGACTATCTGCTGGCCTGCTACATCGAAGCGCTGAGCCTGCTCGACGAAACCAAACTGACCGGTATTGCCGCCGCCAGCGATGATCCTGCTTTAAAAGCGATGCTGGAAGAACTGGACCAGTTGCCCTCGCCGCAGCGCGGTCACGCTGGCCGAGCATTGTTGGATCATTTAAACAATTGCGGAAGGGCGGTTTCCACGTACAAGGACGATCCACCGCAAGCATTGTTGGCGTTACGCCAGGAGGCGTCTGACCAATTTCGCAAGGAGGAAGGTTTTTTTGCAAGCCTTGCGTTGGGGTCGATAAAAACGGTGATCATTCAGGATGTCGATTGGCGTTATCACACCCGCCAGTTCATGGCGCCGGCGCCTGATGATTTCGTCGAACGCCATCTTAAAGCGTTAGTGCAACTGGGCAAGGACCAGACCCAGCGAATCAAGGATGTGCTCAGCGGCGCCAAATTGGGCCAAAGGGGCGTCAACGAACTGATTGATCGCGCCGCCATGGACCAGACCCTGGCCGAGCATCGTGCACGATTGATGCGCTGGAATGCGTTGCTCGACCAAATCACCACCGACCGCATAACGTTGGTCACCGCTGACCGCTTCCACCGCGCCGCCTGGTATTTCGATGCCCAACATCAGGAGCAAATGATACTGGCGTTCAGTGCCGAATACGCCTGCCTGAAAGACATCTGTAGAAGCGACGCTGCCAGTCAAGCCATCCTCGACTGGCTGGAAACGAAACCGCAGTTCAGTTTGCCGCTACTGCACACCCTGCCCTTTAGCGAACAAACCAGTTGTCGACTCAATACGCTGCGTTGTTCAACGCCGGTTATGGGTTGA